From one Sphingobacteriales bacterium genomic stretch:
- a CDS encoding CocE/NonD family hydrolase, with translation MNVKSVETRPVRKGIFKQKKVSTIGQYTGYTTADYRGFEYHSEYLEMRDGTKLAADIFLPKKLEKGKKIPTILYLTRYVRSFETKFPFSLLSKTLFGQITKKEIEFFTSYGYAVMVVDVRGTGASFGTRHMEFSPEEVEDGREIVDWIISRPWSNQKVGSTGISYLGTTAEMLLVNQHPSVRACIPRSSIFDLYNDIAFPGGVRHGKFIEVWRDTTLSLDKNNLKYIGAVANAVIKNPNPVKADKKAEQYKTAHAQHQGNFDIFSGMYKITFRNDIHPDLGRSINEFSVHHYKDKIEKSKTPIYRIGGWYDGALANSAIKGYLSTENSVKLLVGPWDHGPAQHISPFIYSNKKTFSVWTEMLRFFDYHLKDIDNGIMDEPPISYYAMGKEQWRHSYEWMPKESRYKTFFCSSDNILTEKEKSKTEGCLHYPIDYKFGTGGGARWNSLTIKYRYKRRIAYNDWTRRTKKLLQFTSEPLTKNMELTGNATAEIYLSSDAKDVQLFVYISSVDKLGRVTHITEGQFRGIHRKESDKKPPVPAFAPYHTFDKGDAEEWIPNKVEKIHFELIPTSHLIKKGERIRLSIAGADADHFDIPDDAACISASMQIFCTHEFPSSVHLPLMVV, from the coding sequence ATGAATGTAAAATCAGTAGAAACCAGGCCAGTGCGGAAGGGAATTTTCAAACAAAAGAAAGTCAGTACAATCGGGCAGTATACCGGCTACACAACTGCAGACTACCGGGGATTTGAATATCACTCAGAATATCTGGAGATGCGTGACGGCACCAAACTTGCCGCTGACATCTTTTTACCCAAAAAATTGGAAAAGGGCAAAAAAATTCCAACGATATTATACCTGACACGCTATGTCAGGAGCTTTGAAACCAAGTTTCCGTTCAGTTTATTATCAAAAACTTTATTCGGGCAAATTACTAAGAAAGAAATAGAATTTTTCACATCCTATGGCTATGCCGTAATGGTGGTGGATGTGCGCGGAACAGGTGCATCGTTTGGTACCCGTCATATGGAATTCAGTCCGGAAGAGGTGGAAGACGGCCGTGAAATTGTAGACTGGATTATCAGCCGGCCCTGGAGCAACCAAAAAGTAGGCTCTACCGGCATATCGTATTTAGGCACCACAGCGGAAATGCTGTTGGTAAACCAGCACCCCAGCGTAAGAGCCTGCATTCCGCGCAGCAGTATTTTCGATTTGTATAACGATATTGCATTCCCGGGCGGTGTGCGGCACGGAAAATTCATCGAGGTTTGGCGGGACACCACCTTGTCCCTGGATAAGAACAACCTGAAATATATCGGTGCCGTTGCAAATGCAGTCATTAAAAATCCCAACCCTGTAAAAGCAGATAAAAAAGCAGAACAATACAAAACGGCACATGCACAGCATCAGGGGAATTTTGATATTTTTTCCGGCATGTACAAAATTACGTTCCGAAACGACATACATCCGGATTTAGGAAGAAGTATCAATGAATTCTCCGTGCATCATTATAAAGATAAAATTGAAAAATCAAAGACACCCATCTATCGTATCGGAGGCTGGTATGACGGTGCGCTCGCCAATTCCGCCATTAAAGGATATTTAAGCACTGAAAATTCGGTAAAATTATTGGTCGGCCCCTGGGACCACGGGCCTGCCCAACACATCTCGCCGTTTATCTATTCCAATAAGAAAACTTTTTCCGTTTGGACGGAAATGCTGCGCTTCTTCGATTATCATCTTAAAGACATTGACAACGGCATTATGGACGAACCGCCAATCAGCTATTATGCCATGGGGAAGGAACAGTGGCGGCATTCGTATGAATGGATGCCGAAAGAATCCAGGTACAAAACTTTTTTCTGTTCTTCTGACAACATCCTTACCGAAAAGGAAAAATCCAAAACGGAAGGATGCCTGCACTATCCGATTGATTACAAATTTGGAACAGGTGGCGGCGCACGCTGGAACAGCCTTACCATTAAATACCGCTACAAAAGACGTATCGCCTACAACGACTGGACAAGACGCACCAAAAAACTGCTGCAATTCACATCGGAACCGCTGACGAAAAACATGGAGCTCACCGGAAATGCCACAGCAGAGATTTATCTCAGCTCCGATGCAAAAGATGTACAGTTGTTTGTGTATATTTCATCCGTGGATAAATTGGGAAGAGTGACCCATATAACGGAGGGGCAATTCAGGGGAATTCATAGGAAAGAATCGGATAAAAAGCCCCCTGTACCTGCGTTTGCACCGTATCATACCTTTGATAAAGGAGATGCTGAAGAATGGATTCCGAACAAAGTGGAGAAAATACATTTTGAATTAATCCCTACATCGCACTTGATTAAAAAAGGAGAACGCATCCGCCTGTCGATTGCCGGCGCAGATGCCGATCATTTTGATATCCCGGACGATGCAGCCTGCATTTCAGCATCCATGCAAATTTTTTGCACGCACGAATTTCCATCTTCCGTTCATCTGCCATTAATGGTTGTATAA
- a CDS encoding formylglycine-generating enzyme family protein, with product MKSVFLFILTSLISPTFAQFHPAVLDSIMVFVKGGDFQMGSNEGKPDERPVHTVKLSDFYICQYEVTQSLWQQVTGNTQGIKSDCSECPVYDINWETIQSFLTKLNQLTGRQYRLPTEAEWEYAATGGEKSHGYKYSGSNNLDEVAWYEPNAGMKTHPVGLKKPNELGICDMSGNVWELCSDWYQKSFYQNSPAENPVSSKVSSYRVSRGGSWRSPEQRCQVRARNKDIRDHHIGNGGFRLVMEPNKDRQEN from the coding sequence ATGAAATCAGTTTTTCTATTTATCCTGACTTCTCTAATCAGCCCAACCTTTGCCCAATTCCATCCCGCTGTGTTAGACTCCATCATGGTATTTGTGAAGGGTGGCGATTTTCAAATGGGAAGCAATGAGGGAAAACCGGACGAGCGACCTGTCCATACAGTTAAACTCAGTGATTTTTATATTTGCCAATATGAAGTAACGCAATCCTTATGGCAGCAGGTAACGGGTAATACGCAGGGTATAAAAAGCGATTGTTCTGAATGCCCTGTTTACGACATAAACTGGGAAACCATACAATCTTTTCTGACCAAACTGAACCAGCTTACCGGCAGACAGTACCGCTTACCAACGGAAGCAGAATGGGAATATGCGGCTACAGGAGGCGAAAAGAGCCATGGATATAAATACAGCGGCAGCAATAACTTAGATGAAGTAGCCTGGTACGAGCCGAATGCCGGAATGAAAACACATCCGGTCGGGTTAAAGAAGCCTAACGAGCTGGGCATCTGTGATATGAGCGGAAACGTATGGGAATTGTGCAGCGACTGGTATCAGAAATCATTTTACCAAAACAGCCCTGCAGAAAATCCGGTCAGTAGCAAAGTAAGTTCATATCGTGTTTCACGCGGCGGCTCATGGCGCAGCCCCGAACAGCGCTGTCAGGTGCGTGCCCGCAACAAGGATATCCGTGACCATCACATCGGCAACGGCGGATTCAGACTGGTCATGGAACCTAACAAAGACCGACAGGAAAATTAG
- a CDS encoding aspartate aminotransferase family protein, which translates to MKKTIPQAGLTKEEIARKWEEYTEHDMNWKDGKFFGYVYYPGDDYYNVIKEAYTLFSATNALNPAVFPSLKQMENEVVSMAAALLHGDENVSGSMTSGGTESIFMAVKAAKEWAKKHKHTHIPHMLLAETAHPAFCKAADTIELNYTIIKVNQNFELDIEDLKSKVNSDTVLIVGSAPSYPQGIIDPIEEIAHIARQQRCLFHVDACVGGFILPFLKMEGISIPKFDFEIEGVTSMSADVHKYGYAAKGASVVLHKNAELRKGQFYVKTDWSGGIYGSPSFMGTRGGGPIAAAWTAISHIGMEGYRRMAKATYEETIYIKSRIQQEIPELEILGNPIATLFAFSSDSIDVYEVADELAELGWTINRQQLPASLHVLLNNIHVGKGELFIKDLKTSVQKAKSFSLGHLKNNLQLSAVKGLKKLLNEKQFSALTQKFSGGENPESKRKAAMYGMMSELSGSGSLKDLVLDYLDKLYQSDDKKQ; encoded by the coding sequence ATGAAAAAGACTATACCGCAAGCAGGTTTGACAAAAGAAGAAATCGCCCGAAAATGGGAGGAATATACCGAACACGACATGAACTGGAAAGACGGTAAATTTTTCGGCTACGTCTATTATCCGGGAGATGACTATTACAACGTCATCAAGGAAGCCTATACCCTGTTTTCCGCAACCAACGCACTGAACCCGGCTGTATTTCCAAGTTTGAAGCAAATGGAAAATGAAGTCGTCAGTATGGCGGCAGCTTTGCTGCATGGCGATGAAAACGTGAGCGGCAGCATGACATCCGGCGGTACAGAAAGTATTTTCATGGCTGTAAAGGCGGCGAAAGAATGGGCAAAAAAACACAAACACACCCATATTCCGCACATGCTGCTGGCGGAAACCGCGCATCCGGCTTTTTGTAAAGCAGCTGATACGATTGAGTTGAATTACACCATCATCAAGGTCAATCAAAACTTTGAACTCGACATCGAAGATTTAAAAAGCAAGGTGAATTCCGATACTGTCCTCATTGTTGGTTCTGCCCCATCCTATCCGCAGGGCATTATCGATCCCATTGAAGAAATCGCACACATTGCCAGACAACAACGATGTTTATTTCACGTAGATGCCTGTGTCGGCGGCTTTATCTTACCTTTTTTAAAAATGGAAGGTATCAGCATTCCCAAATTTGATTTTGAAATTGAAGGGGTAACTTCCATGTCTGCCGATGTGCACAAATACGGCTATGCTGCCAAAGGCGCCTCCGTCGTCCTGCATAAAAACGCAGAACTTCGAAAAGGACAATTTTACGTAAAAACAGACTGGAGTGGTGGTATTTACGGATCACCTTCCTTTATGGGCACCCGTGGCGGCGGACCTATTGCCGCAGCCTGGACAGCTATCAGTCATATCGGGATGGAGGGATACCGGAGAATGGCAAAAGCAACCTATGAAGAAACCATCTACATTAAGAGCCGCATTCAGCAGGAAATCCCGGAACTGGAGATTCTGGGCAATCCCATAGCAACCTTATTTGCATTTTCATCCGATTCAATTGATGTGTATGAAGTGGCGGATGAACTGGCCGAATTAGGCTGGACCATTAACCGTCAGCAACTGCCAGCCAGCCTGCATGTATTATTGAATAATATTCATGTCGGAAAGGGAGAATTGTTTATCAAAGATTTGAAGACATCCGTACAGAAAGCAAAAAGCTTCTCATTGGGACATTTGAAAAACAATTTGCAGCTTAGTGCTGTAAAAGGATTGAAGAAGCTGTTGAATGAAAAACAATTTTCTGCGCTGACACAAAAATTTTCCGGCGGAGAAAACCCTGAAAGCAAACGCAAAGCTGCCATGTACGGCATGATGAGCGAATTATCCGGCAGCGGATCTTTAAAAGACCTGGTATTGGATTATTTGGATAAACTGTATCAATCTGACGATAAAAAACAGTAG
- a CDS encoding outer membrane beta-barrel protein encodes MKKMAFLFVVTVFVMSFPQNGLAQTQKGNWLVEGNIGNFNFTKSNNHSNIDSITTRTESRSMYFSVYPRGAYFVMDNLAVGSTVGFSITDSKDKRINSFGIKDLETKNSYGLFELSPFIRYYFPCKKDKLKFYGQVGGGVFFDMYYILQQTYFNSAGEITSTFKSNTPKKKIGGLAEVMLGVNYFISKQIAVNASLGYQYFRSTQTNSFTTTNSSGNTTNSPDDRYVAQSHRFSWLIGFTYTIPGKSKPVKTEPL; translated from the coding sequence ATGAAAAAGATGGCTTTTCTTTTTGTTGTAACCGTTTTTGTAATGAGTTTTCCTCAAAATGGTCTGGCGCAAACCCAAAAAGGAAATTGGCTGGTAGAAGGAAATATAGGTAATTTTAATTTTACCAAATCAAACAATCATTCAAATATTGACAGTATTACGACGAGAACAGAATCGCGCAGCATGTATTTCAGCGTGTATCCAAGAGGAGCTTATTTTGTGATGGATAATTTGGCGGTAGGCAGTACGGTTGGATTCTCCATTACGGACTCAAAAGATAAAAGAATCAATTCTTTTGGAATTAAGGATCTTGAAACGAAAAATTCGTATGGTTTATTTGAGCTGTCACCGTTCATCAGATATTATTTCCCTTGTAAAAAGGATAAGTTAAAGTTCTACGGTCAAGTGGGCGGCGGTGTGTTTTTTGACATGTATTATATCTTACAGCAAACATATTTTAACAGTGCAGGAGAAATTACCAGTACCTTCAAATCAAATACGCCTAAGAAAAAAATAGGCGGATTGGCAGAAGTGATGTTGGGTGTAAATTATTTTATTTCCAAACAAATTGCAGTGAATGCCTCATTGGGGTATCAGTATTTCAGAAGTACGCAGACAAACAGCTTTACGACAACAAACAGCAGCGGGAACACTACCAATTCTCCGGATGACAGGTATGTTGCACAATCTCATCGATTTTCCTGGCTGATAGGATTTACATATACCATTCCTGGTAAAAGCAAGCCGGTGAAAACGGAACCGCTTTAA
- a CDS encoding CDP-alcohol phosphatidyltransferase family protein, protein MKKHLPNSLTLLNLFFGCLGIVACSKHEYNLVALFIGLALLADFLDGFAARALQVKSELGGQLDSLADMATFGVLPGMMLFSIITTKSNLMGIGAAVHQSYSFSENYVGFAGFAYTLFACLRLAKFNSDTRQTENFIGLATPAGAIFVLGFYMQYFLIWQHESNWDYVIYSHLAAIIVPFILAFLMIAEIEFFSLKGNPFSWKTNKFRVLFLGCAIPQIIFLKWLSFSSIIVSYIIFALLHNTFDKKTETSS, encoded by the coding sequence ATGAAAAAACACCTTCCGAATTCATTAACGCTGCTAAATCTATTTTTCGGCTGTTTGGGGATAGTTGCCTGTTCCAAGCATGAATATAATTTGGTCGCCCTGTTCATCGGATTAGCTTTGCTGGCGGATTTTTTAGATGGCTTTGCGGCACGTGCCCTGCAGGTAAAGTCAGAATTGGGCGGACAATTGGATTCACTGGCGGATATGGCCACCTTTGGCGTATTGCCGGGAATGATGTTATTTAGTATCATCACCACCAAATCAAATCTAATGGGTATTGGCGCTGCCGTTCATCAGTCTTATTCCTTTTCAGAAAACTATGTCGGCTTTGCCGGATTTGCATACACCCTGTTCGCCTGTCTGCGGCTGGCAAAATTCAACTCAGACACCCGGCAGACAGAGAATTTCATTGGGTTAGCCACTCCGGCTGGAGCCATTTTCGTGCTTGGTTTTTACATGCAATACTTTTTAATCTGGCAACATGAAAGCAATTGGGATTATGTTATCTATTCTCATCTTGCAGCAATCATTGTTCCATTCATACTGGCTTTTCTGATGATTGCTGAAATAGAATTTTTCAGTTTAAAAGGCAATCCATTCAGCTGGAAGACGAATAAATTCAGGGTGCTCTTTTTAGGTTGTGCCATCCCACAAATTATTTTCCTGAAATGGCTGTCCTTCAGCAGCATCATTGTGAGTTATATAATCTTTGCATTACTTCACAATACGTTTGACAAAAAAACAGAAACGTCATCCTGA
- a CDS encoding DUF2007 domain-containing protein: protein MENTKLIKIATYFNQFDAELAKLKLEENDIYCFLKNEHVAQLQFGIANFELMVNENQKELALHYLNEHTQDNCRNLNLSEE from the coding sequence ATGGAGAACACTAAACTTATAAAAATCGCCACGTATTTTAATCAGTTTGATGCCGAACTGGCAAAATTGAAACTGGAAGAAAATGATATCTATTGCTTTCTTAAAAACGAACATGTGGCGCAACTTCAGTTCGGTATCGCCAATTTTGAATTGATGGTGAATGAAAACCAAAAGGAACTGGCATTGCACTATCTGAATGAACACACACAAGATAACTGCAGGAATTTGAATTTGTCAGAAGAATGA